The following are encoded in a window of Apis mellifera strain DH4 linkage group LG10, Amel_HAv3.1, whole genome shotgun sequence genomic DNA:
- the LOC412607 gene encoding uncharacterized protein LOC412607 isoform X2, with the protein MDGTNVNGGNADRAHENPNLETDNMPDLREIIKVETATIMDGQEVNGDIKSSLKKGTEFNARKKLYNSSSIIESDTILNIKGRKRKLSEPDDSSEDSMGFNGFDLQENNEMEPASHVLKKLIAEAEVAETQLVKRLYEYSMRKSFNIKKDDDDSDDNRMHDTEHILDINKIKKEKESDKSETDSIGIPNTIESELEVQKTDEASLKSTNSSIISSPATSIKSKGTRLLRGTSPGSTGKQKIAVDMSNPAFKEPFKYGWKRELVFRASTDSSLKRMADIYYYTPKGKKVRSFREVAEFLNTKELTIDNFTFFKEPIGLDDPEKEIIRDAKRIRGSGVTPPRRGVGYKKGTPGRRAIIEEPAPVPTKTPAKSPKSMSVGFKVKVPAKKTPHINIKSPSQEREILPPQRTTSTRRSQLPSVEKPPPPKPKRLLTPKVQEPCSIRCSTSMGLIPSLQCRVCLCLYHPECVGGMEFAGSDDYVCKNCQQDTNKSHQSQTNPSLTPPPLIPISMLGAQSAKSKHQVNLSPPKLQRIPKSDNTDSQSRNTTKIIKTSSGTPHSSLNLDNKESSWFAQTENEFLQSHDGILPRPAQNIALMGGKRYIVVPKNNAMAVQPAITVKPDKIGDKPPVLHDGTLTDISNAVDNSMSASRTSLATKFLGKDTFDKSIDKDKTKDMLHTEVPPCSIMGEIEETCNNNDRTDILIASKSQNNLSNMTDLALESKKLENCKVPERESMINNPNAINTNNELLTIDTRHSLTNNLGTIKISSKRKQNRQDIEPQQHFMDSVCAGYHALLRIFQYLKVQELLRAARVCKMWRDLAAHPSLWKTVRMKNSQVTDWDGLADTLQRRGTQHLDLRKMLVAGESDSIWKKFLIVIPRVTSLVKLELCKCPVMVVEEVISSCPQLEVLSAMSIKCDSLNLESVGNLKRCQELRLKAISGMSLQEDLTPLQELTQLTQLSLTSVKELGKKRIDILQALVNLETLELGECSDFPDKFGTTVLIKLQKLERLRLEKGQGSCCTFDILDGVSKLQNLSQMELVNFDVKNGFDKCLANCKNIKRLLIIPTYISQSATSNNMVLGGVTELSNNLTHFVWGVTLELLRVTELFVDQCNLMSKQVTGDSIPVLKPVPCLKLIEDVEDENDNQKGDDKQQPNLTNPQVDILPLPQLQKLLLTALPKTRVKILKIPFHATWRQSISDTATQ; encoded by the exons ATGGATGGTACCAATGTGAATGGCGGGAATGCCGATCGGGCGCACGAGAATCCTAACCTAGAAACAGATAATATGCCGGATCTACGAGAGATAATTAAAGTAGAAACAGCCACAATAATGGATGGGCAAGAGGTGAACGGCGATATTAAAAGTTCGCTGAAAAAGGGTACGGAATTTAATGCTAGAAAAAAGCTTTATAATTCAAGTAGTATAATTGAAAgtgatacaatattaaatataaaaggacGCAAACGGAAACTATCAGAGCCAGATGATAGCTCAGAGGATTCTATGGGATTCAATGGATTTGATCTACAAGAGAACAATGAAATGGAACCAGCAAGTCatgtcttaaaaaaattaattg ctGAAGCTGAAGTAGCTGAAACTCAATTAGTAAAAcgtttatatgaatatagcATGaggaaaagttttaatatcaaGAAAGATGATGATGATTCAGATGATAATAGAATGCATGACACAGaacatatattagatataaataaaataaagaaagaaaaagaatctgaTAAATCTGAAACGGATTCAATTGGAATACCAAATACAATAGAGTCTGAATTAGAAGTACAAAAAACAGATGAAGCTTCACTTAAATCAACAAATTCATCAATTATAAGTAGTCCAGCAACTTCAATAAAATCTAAAGGTACTCGTTTATTGCGTGGAACTAGTCCAGGAAGTActggaaaacaaaaaatagcTGTTGATATGTCAAATCCAGCATTCAAAGAACCTTTTAAATATGGTTGGAAACGAGAATTGGTATTTAGAGCAAGTACTGATTCTAGTCTTAAAAGAATGgctgatatttattattatacaccaAAGGGTAAAAAAGTTAGAAGTTTTAGAGAAGTTGCAGAATTTC ttaatacaaaagaattaactattgataattttactttcttcAAAGAACCAATTGGTCTTGATGATCctgaaaaggaaattattagaGATGCGAAAAGAATAAGA GGATCTGGAGTAACTCCACCAAGAAGAGGTGTAGGATATAAGAAAGGTACACCTGGAAGGAGAGCTATTATAGAAGAACCTGCTCCAGTGCCTACAAAAACTCCTGCTAAATCACCAAAATCTATGTCAGTAGGATTTAAAGTGAAAGTGCCTGCAAAGAAAACTCCACATATAA ATATAAAATCACCTTCtcaagaaagagagatactTCCACCTCAAAGAACTACAAGTACAAGAAGAAGTCAGCTTCCTTCAGTAGAAAAACCACCACCTCCCAAACCTAAAAGATTATTAAC GCCCAAAGTTCAAGAACCATGCAGTATAAGATGCTCAACAAGTATGGGATTGATACCAAGCTTACAATGTCGTGTGTGTCTCTGTTTATATCATCCTGAATGTGTTGGTGGTATGGAATTTGCAGGAAGTGATGATTATGTTTGTAAG AATTGTCAGCAGGATACTAACAAATCTCATCAATCTCAAACGAATCCATCTTTGACACCTCCACCATTGATACCAATTAGTATGTTAGGCGCACAAAGTGCAAAATCAAAACATCAAGTAAATTTAAGTCCTCCAAAACTTCAACGAATTCCAAAATCTGATAATACAGATTCACAATCGCGAAATActactaaaataattaaaacatccTCTGGAACACCacattcttctttaaatttagataataaagaaaGCAGTTGGTTTGCtcaaacagaaaatgaattcttaCAAAGTCATGATGGAATTTTACCAAGACCAGCTCAAAATATTGCTTTAATGGGAGGCAAGAGATATATTGTTGTACCAAAAAATAATGCTATGGCTGTTCAGCCGGCTATAACAGTAAAACCCGACAAAATAGGTGATAAACCACCTGTACTGCATGATGGTACACTTACAGATATATCAAATGCTGTTGACAATTCTATGTCTGCATCACGTACTTCTTTAGCAACAAAATTTCTAGGAAAAGATACTTTTGATAAATCAATTGATAAAGATAAGACAAAAGATATGTTGCATACAGAAGTTCCACCTTGTTCTATAATgggagaaattgaagaaacgtgcaataataatgatagaaCTGATATATTGATTGCAAGTAAATCACAAAATAATTTGAGCAATATGACAGATCTTGCAttagaatctaaaaaattggaaaattgtaaAGTACCTGAAAGAGAGAGCATGATAAATAATCCAAAtgcaattaatacaaataatgagCTACTTACAATAGATACACGGCATTCTTTGACAAATAATTTGGGtactattaaaataagtaGCAA AAGGAAACAAAATCGACAAGATATAGAACCTCAGCAACATTTTATGGATTCAGTTTGTGCTGGTTATCATGCATTGTTGCGTATTTTTCAATACCTTAAGGTTCAAGAATTACTTCGAGCTGCAAGAGTATGTAAAATGTGGCGAGATTTAGCTGCACATCCTTCTTTGTGGAAGACTGTACGAATGAAAAATAGTCAAGTAACAGATTGGGATGGTTTAGCAGACACATTGCAGAGGCGTGGTACTCAACATTTAGATCTCCGAAAAATGCTTGTAGCAGGCGAATCTGATAGCATttggaaaaagtttttaatagtaataCCACGCGTAACTAGCCTTGTCAAATTAGAATTATGTAAATGTCCTGTGATGGTTGTTGAAGAAGTTATTAGTAGTTGCCCTCAATTAGAAGTCTTGAGTGCAATGTCAATAAAATGTGACTCCTTAAATTTAGAATCAGTTGGAAATCTTAAACGTTGTCAAGAATTAAGGCTTAAAGCAATTAGTGGGATGTCTCTGCAAGAAGATCTTACACCATTACAAGAATTAACGCAACTAACACaatta agTTTAACATCAGTTAAGGAACTtgggaagaaaagaattgatatattaCAAGCTTTAGTGAATTTGGAAACATTAGAATTGGGTGAATGTTCAGATTTTCCAGATAAATTTGGTACCACAGTTTTAATAAAGTTACAAAAATTAGAACGCCTTAGACTTGAAAAAGGTCAAGGCTCATGTTGTACATTTGATATTTTGGATGGTGTATCTAAATTGCAAAACTTGAGTCAAATGGAATTAGTTAATTTTGATGTTAAGAATGGTTTTGATAAATGTCTTGCaaactgtaaaaatattaaaaggttattaattataccaACATACATATCTCAATCAGCAACATCTAATAATATGGTGCTTGGAGGTGTTActgaattatcaaataatttgacGCATTTCGTATGGGGCGTCACACTTGAGTTATTAAGAGTTACTGAATTATTTGTTGATCAATGTAATCTAATGAGTAAACAAGTTACTGGTGATTCAATACCTGTTTTAAAACCGGTACCTtgtctaaaattaattgaagatGTTGAGGATGAAAATGACAATCAAAAAG gtgATGACAAACAACAACCAAATTTAACAAATCCTCAAGTGGATATATTACCATTACCCCAACTCCAAAAACTTTTATTGACTGCATTGCCTAAAACAAGGGTTAAAATCTTGAAGATTCCTTTCCATGCTACATGGCGGCAAAGCATTTCAGATACTGCTACAcaatag
- the LOC412607 gene encoding uncharacterized protein LOC412607 isoform X3: MDGTNVNGGNADRAHENPNLETDNMPDLREIIKVETATIMDGQEVNGDIKSSLKKGRKRKLSEPDDSSEDSMGFNGFDLQENNEMEPASHVLKKLIAEAEVAETQLVKRLYEYSMRKSFNIKKDDDDSDDNRMHDTEHILDINKIKKEKESDKSETDSIGIPNTIESELEVQKTDEASLKSTNSSIISSPATSIKSKGTRLLRGTSPGSTGKQKIAVDMSNPAFKEPFKYGWKRELVFRASTDSSLKRMADIYYYTPKGKKVRSFREVAEFLNTKELTIDNFTFFKEPIGLDDPEKEIIRDAKRIRGSGVTPPRRGVGYKKGTPGRRAIIEEPAPVPTKTPAKSPKSMSVGFKVKVPAKKTPHITDIKSPSQEREILPPQRTTSTRRSQLPSVEKPPPPKPKRLLTPKVQEPCSIRCSTSMGLIPSLQCRVCLCLYHPECVGGMEFAGSDDYVCKNCQQDTNKSHQSQTNPSLTPPPLIPISMLGAQSAKSKHQVNLSPPKLQRIPKSDNTDSQSRNTTKIIKTSSGTPHSSLNLDNKESSWFAQTENEFLQSHDGILPRPAQNIALMGGKRYIVVPKNNAMAVQPAITVKPDKIGDKPPVLHDGTLTDISNAVDNSMSASRTSLATKFLGKDTFDKSIDKDKTKDMLHTEVPPCSIMGEIEETCNNNDRTDILIASKSQNNLSNMTDLALESKKLENCKVPERESMINNPNAINTNNELLTIDTRHSLTNNLGTIKISSKRKQNRQDIEPQQHFMDSVCAGYHALLRIFQYLKVQELLRAARVCKMWRDLAAHPSLWKTVRMKNSQVTDWDGLADTLQRRGTQHLDLRKMLVAGESDSIWKKFLIVIPRVTSLVKLELCKCPVMVVEEVISSCPQLEVLSAMSIKCDSLNLESVGNLKRCQELRLKAISGMSLQEDLTPLQELTQLTQLSLTSVKELGKKRIDILQALVNLETLELGECSDFPDKFGTTVLIKLQKLERLRLEKGQGSCCTFDILDGVSKLQNLSQMELVNFDVKNGFDKCLANCKNIKRLLIIPTYISQSATSNNMVLGGVTELSNNLTHFVWGVTLELLRVTELFVDQCNLMSKQVTGDSIPVLKPVPCLKLIEDVEDENDNQKGDDKQQPNLTNPQVDILPLPQLQKLLLTALPKTRVKILKIPFHATWRQSISDTATQ; the protein is encoded by the exons ATGGATGGTACCAATGTGAATGGCGGGAATGCCGATCGGGCGCACGAGAATCCTAACCTAGAAACAGATAATATGCCGGATCTACGAGAGATAATTAAAGTAGAAACAGCCACAATAATGGATGGGCAAGAGGTGAACGGCGATATTAAAAGTTCGCTGAAAAAGG gacGCAAACGGAAACTATCAGAGCCAGATGATAGCTCAGAGGATTCTATGGGATTCAATGGATTTGATCTACAAGAGAACAATGAAATGGAACCAGCAAGTCatgtcttaaaaaaattaattg ctGAAGCTGAAGTAGCTGAAACTCAATTAGTAAAAcgtttatatgaatatagcATGaggaaaagttttaatatcaaGAAAGATGATGATGATTCAGATGATAATAGAATGCATGACACAGaacatatattagatataaataaaataaagaaagaaaaagaatctgaTAAATCTGAAACGGATTCAATTGGAATACCAAATACAATAGAGTCTGAATTAGAAGTACAAAAAACAGATGAAGCTTCACTTAAATCAACAAATTCATCAATTATAAGTAGTCCAGCAACTTCAATAAAATCTAAAGGTACTCGTTTATTGCGTGGAACTAGTCCAGGAAGTActggaaaacaaaaaatagcTGTTGATATGTCAAATCCAGCATTCAAAGAACCTTTTAAATATGGTTGGAAACGAGAATTGGTATTTAGAGCAAGTACTGATTCTAGTCTTAAAAGAATGgctgatatttattattatacaccaAAGGGTAAAAAAGTTAGAAGTTTTAGAGAAGTTGCAGAATTTC ttaatacaaaagaattaactattgataattttactttcttcAAAGAACCAATTGGTCTTGATGATCctgaaaaggaaattattagaGATGCGAAAAGAATAAGA GGATCTGGAGTAACTCCACCAAGAAGAGGTGTAGGATATAAGAAAGGTACACCTGGAAGGAGAGCTATTATAGAAGAACCTGCTCCAGTGCCTACAAAAACTCCTGCTAAATCACCAAAATCTATGTCAGTAGGATTTAAAGTGAAAGTGCCTGCAAAGAAAACTCCACATATAA CAGATATAAAATCACCTTCtcaagaaagagagatactTCCACCTCAAAGAACTACAAGTACAAGAAGAAGTCAGCTTCCTTCAGTAGAAAAACCACCACCTCCCAAACCTAAAAGATTATTAAC GCCCAAAGTTCAAGAACCATGCAGTATAAGATGCTCAACAAGTATGGGATTGATACCAAGCTTACAATGTCGTGTGTGTCTCTGTTTATATCATCCTGAATGTGTTGGTGGTATGGAATTTGCAGGAAGTGATGATTATGTTTGTAAG AATTGTCAGCAGGATACTAACAAATCTCATCAATCTCAAACGAATCCATCTTTGACACCTCCACCATTGATACCAATTAGTATGTTAGGCGCACAAAGTGCAAAATCAAAACATCAAGTAAATTTAAGTCCTCCAAAACTTCAACGAATTCCAAAATCTGATAATACAGATTCACAATCGCGAAATActactaaaataattaaaacatccTCTGGAACACCacattcttctttaaatttagataataaagaaaGCAGTTGGTTTGCtcaaacagaaaatgaattcttaCAAAGTCATGATGGAATTTTACCAAGACCAGCTCAAAATATTGCTTTAATGGGAGGCAAGAGATATATTGTTGTACCAAAAAATAATGCTATGGCTGTTCAGCCGGCTATAACAGTAAAACCCGACAAAATAGGTGATAAACCACCTGTACTGCATGATGGTACACTTACAGATATATCAAATGCTGTTGACAATTCTATGTCTGCATCACGTACTTCTTTAGCAACAAAATTTCTAGGAAAAGATACTTTTGATAAATCAATTGATAAAGATAAGACAAAAGATATGTTGCATACAGAAGTTCCACCTTGTTCTATAATgggagaaattgaagaaacgtgcaataataatgatagaaCTGATATATTGATTGCAAGTAAATCACAAAATAATTTGAGCAATATGACAGATCTTGCAttagaatctaaaaaattggaaaattgtaaAGTACCTGAAAGAGAGAGCATGATAAATAATCCAAAtgcaattaatacaaataatgagCTACTTACAATAGATACACGGCATTCTTTGACAAATAATTTGGGtactattaaaataagtaGCAA AAGGAAACAAAATCGACAAGATATAGAACCTCAGCAACATTTTATGGATTCAGTTTGTGCTGGTTATCATGCATTGTTGCGTATTTTTCAATACCTTAAGGTTCAAGAATTACTTCGAGCTGCAAGAGTATGTAAAATGTGGCGAGATTTAGCTGCACATCCTTCTTTGTGGAAGACTGTACGAATGAAAAATAGTCAAGTAACAGATTGGGATGGTTTAGCAGACACATTGCAGAGGCGTGGTACTCAACATTTAGATCTCCGAAAAATGCTTGTAGCAGGCGAATCTGATAGCATttggaaaaagtttttaatagtaataCCACGCGTAACTAGCCTTGTCAAATTAGAATTATGTAAATGTCCTGTGATGGTTGTTGAAGAAGTTATTAGTAGTTGCCCTCAATTAGAAGTCTTGAGTGCAATGTCAATAAAATGTGACTCCTTAAATTTAGAATCAGTTGGAAATCTTAAACGTTGTCAAGAATTAAGGCTTAAAGCAATTAGTGGGATGTCTCTGCAAGAAGATCTTACACCATTACAAGAATTAACGCAACTAACACaatta agTTTAACATCAGTTAAGGAACTtgggaagaaaagaattgatatattaCAAGCTTTAGTGAATTTGGAAACATTAGAATTGGGTGAATGTTCAGATTTTCCAGATAAATTTGGTACCACAGTTTTAATAAAGTTACAAAAATTAGAACGCCTTAGACTTGAAAAAGGTCAAGGCTCATGTTGTACATTTGATATTTTGGATGGTGTATCTAAATTGCAAAACTTGAGTCAAATGGAATTAGTTAATTTTGATGTTAAGAATGGTTTTGATAAATGTCTTGCaaactgtaaaaatattaaaaggttattaattataccaACATACATATCTCAATCAGCAACATCTAATAATATGGTGCTTGGAGGTGTTActgaattatcaaataatttgacGCATTTCGTATGGGGCGTCACACTTGAGTTATTAAGAGTTACTGAATTATTTGTTGATCAATGTAATCTAATGAGTAAACAAGTTACTGGTGATTCAATACCTGTTTTAAAACCGGTACCTtgtctaaaattaattgaagatGTTGAGGATGAAAATGACAATCAAAAAG gtgATGACAAACAACAACCAAATTTAACAAATCCTCAAGTGGATATATTACCATTACCCCAACTCCAAAAACTTTTATTGACTGCATTGCCTAAAACAAGGGTTAAAATCTTGAAGATTCCTTTCCATGCTACATGGCGGCAAAGCATTTCAGATACTGCTACAcaatag
- the LOC412607 gene encoding uncharacterized protein LOC412607 isoform X1, whose amino-acid sequence MDGTNVNGGNADRAHENPNLETDNMPDLREIIKVETATIMDGQEVNGDIKSSLKKGTEFNARKKLYNSSSIIESDTILNIKGRKRKLSEPDDSSEDSMGFNGFDLQENNEMEPASHVLKKLIAEAEVAETQLVKRLYEYSMRKSFNIKKDDDDSDDNRMHDTEHILDINKIKKEKESDKSETDSIGIPNTIESELEVQKTDEASLKSTNSSIISSPATSIKSKGTRLLRGTSPGSTGKQKIAVDMSNPAFKEPFKYGWKRELVFRASTDSSLKRMADIYYYTPKGKKVRSFREVAEFLNTKELTIDNFTFFKEPIGLDDPEKEIIRDAKRIRGSGVTPPRRGVGYKKGTPGRRAIIEEPAPVPTKTPAKSPKSMSVGFKVKVPAKKTPHITDIKSPSQEREILPPQRTTSTRRSQLPSVEKPPPPKPKRLLTPKVQEPCSIRCSTSMGLIPSLQCRVCLCLYHPECVGGMEFAGSDDYVCKNCQQDTNKSHQSQTNPSLTPPPLIPISMLGAQSAKSKHQVNLSPPKLQRIPKSDNTDSQSRNTTKIIKTSSGTPHSSLNLDNKESSWFAQTENEFLQSHDGILPRPAQNIALMGGKRYIVVPKNNAMAVQPAITVKPDKIGDKPPVLHDGTLTDISNAVDNSMSASRTSLATKFLGKDTFDKSIDKDKTKDMLHTEVPPCSIMGEIEETCNNNDRTDILIASKSQNNLSNMTDLALESKKLENCKVPERESMINNPNAINTNNELLTIDTRHSLTNNLGTIKISSKRKQNRQDIEPQQHFMDSVCAGYHALLRIFQYLKVQELLRAARVCKMWRDLAAHPSLWKTVRMKNSQVTDWDGLADTLQRRGTQHLDLRKMLVAGESDSIWKKFLIVIPRVTSLVKLELCKCPVMVVEEVISSCPQLEVLSAMSIKCDSLNLESVGNLKRCQELRLKAISGMSLQEDLTPLQELTQLTQLSLTSVKELGKKRIDILQALVNLETLELGECSDFPDKFGTTVLIKLQKLERLRLEKGQGSCCTFDILDGVSKLQNLSQMELVNFDVKNGFDKCLANCKNIKRLLIIPTYISQSATSNNMVLGGVTELSNNLTHFVWGVTLELLRVTELFVDQCNLMSKQVTGDSIPVLKPVPCLKLIEDVEDENDNQKGDDKQQPNLTNPQVDILPLPQLQKLLLTALPKTRVKILKIPFHATWRQSISDTATQ is encoded by the exons ATGGATGGTACCAATGTGAATGGCGGGAATGCCGATCGGGCGCACGAGAATCCTAACCTAGAAACAGATAATATGCCGGATCTACGAGAGATAATTAAAGTAGAAACAGCCACAATAATGGATGGGCAAGAGGTGAACGGCGATATTAAAAGTTCGCTGAAAAAGGGTACGGAATTTAATGCTAGAAAAAAGCTTTATAATTCAAGTAGTATAATTGAAAgtgatacaatattaaatataaaaggacGCAAACGGAAACTATCAGAGCCAGATGATAGCTCAGAGGATTCTATGGGATTCAATGGATTTGATCTACAAGAGAACAATGAAATGGAACCAGCAAGTCatgtcttaaaaaaattaattg ctGAAGCTGAAGTAGCTGAAACTCAATTAGTAAAAcgtttatatgaatatagcATGaggaaaagttttaatatcaaGAAAGATGATGATGATTCAGATGATAATAGAATGCATGACACAGaacatatattagatataaataaaataaagaaagaaaaagaatctgaTAAATCTGAAACGGATTCAATTGGAATACCAAATACAATAGAGTCTGAATTAGAAGTACAAAAAACAGATGAAGCTTCACTTAAATCAACAAATTCATCAATTATAAGTAGTCCAGCAACTTCAATAAAATCTAAAGGTACTCGTTTATTGCGTGGAACTAGTCCAGGAAGTActggaaaacaaaaaatagcTGTTGATATGTCAAATCCAGCATTCAAAGAACCTTTTAAATATGGTTGGAAACGAGAATTGGTATTTAGAGCAAGTACTGATTCTAGTCTTAAAAGAATGgctgatatttattattatacaccaAAGGGTAAAAAAGTTAGAAGTTTTAGAGAAGTTGCAGAATTTC ttaatacaaaagaattaactattgataattttactttcttcAAAGAACCAATTGGTCTTGATGATCctgaaaaggaaattattagaGATGCGAAAAGAATAAGA GGATCTGGAGTAACTCCACCAAGAAGAGGTGTAGGATATAAGAAAGGTACACCTGGAAGGAGAGCTATTATAGAAGAACCTGCTCCAGTGCCTACAAAAACTCCTGCTAAATCACCAAAATCTATGTCAGTAGGATTTAAAGTGAAAGTGCCTGCAAAGAAAACTCCACATATAA CAGATATAAAATCACCTTCtcaagaaagagagatactTCCACCTCAAAGAACTACAAGTACAAGAAGAAGTCAGCTTCCTTCAGTAGAAAAACCACCACCTCCCAAACCTAAAAGATTATTAAC GCCCAAAGTTCAAGAACCATGCAGTATAAGATGCTCAACAAGTATGGGATTGATACCAAGCTTACAATGTCGTGTGTGTCTCTGTTTATATCATCCTGAATGTGTTGGTGGTATGGAATTTGCAGGAAGTGATGATTATGTTTGTAAG AATTGTCAGCAGGATACTAACAAATCTCATCAATCTCAAACGAATCCATCTTTGACACCTCCACCATTGATACCAATTAGTATGTTAGGCGCACAAAGTGCAAAATCAAAACATCAAGTAAATTTAAGTCCTCCAAAACTTCAACGAATTCCAAAATCTGATAATACAGATTCACAATCGCGAAATActactaaaataattaaaacatccTCTGGAACACCacattcttctttaaatttagataataaagaaaGCAGTTGGTTTGCtcaaacagaaaatgaattcttaCAAAGTCATGATGGAATTTTACCAAGACCAGCTCAAAATATTGCTTTAATGGGAGGCAAGAGATATATTGTTGTACCAAAAAATAATGCTATGGCTGTTCAGCCGGCTATAACAGTAAAACCCGACAAAATAGGTGATAAACCACCTGTACTGCATGATGGTACACTTACAGATATATCAAATGCTGTTGACAATTCTATGTCTGCATCACGTACTTCTTTAGCAACAAAATTTCTAGGAAAAGATACTTTTGATAAATCAATTGATAAAGATAAGACAAAAGATATGTTGCATACAGAAGTTCCACCTTGTTCTATAATgggagaaattgaagaaacgtgcaataataatgatagaaCTGATATATTGATTGCAAGTAAATCACAAAATAATTTGAGCAATATGACAGATCTTGCAttagaatctaaaaaattggaaaattgtaaAGTACCTGAAAGAGAGAGCATGATAAATAATCCAAAtgcaattaatacaaataatgagCTACTTACAATAGATACACGGCATTCTTTGACAAATAATTTGGGtactattaaaataagtaGCAA AAGGAAACAAAATCGACAAGATATAGAACCTCAGCAACATTTTATGGATTCAGTTTGTGCTGGTTATCATGCATTGTTGCGTATTTTTCAATACCTTAAGGTTCAAGAATTACTTCGAGCTGCAAGAGTATGTAAAATGTGGCGAGATTTAGCTGCACATCCTTCTTTGTGGAAGACTGTACGAATGAAAAATAGTCAAGTAACAGATTGGGATGGTTTAGCAGACACATTGCAGAGGCGTGGTACTCAACATTTAGATCTCCGAAAAATGCTTGTAGCAGGCGAATCTGATAGCATttggaaaaagtttttaatagtaataCCACGCGTAACTAGCCTTGTCAAATTAGAATTATGTAAATGTCCTGTGATGGTTGTTGAAGAAGTTATTAGTAGTTGCCCTCAATTAGAAGTCTTGAGTGCAATGTCAATAAAATGTGACTCCTTAAATTTAGAATCAGTTGGAAATCTTAAACGTTGTCAAGAATTAAGGCTTAAAGCAATTAGTGGGATGTCTCTGCAAGAAGATCTTACACCATTACAAGAATTAACGCAACTAACACaatta agTTTAACATCAGTTAAGGAACTtgggaagaaaagaattgatatattaCAAGCTTTAGTGAATTTGGAAACATTAGAATTGGGTGAATGTTCAGATTTTCCAGATAAATTTGGTACCACAGTTTTAATAAAGTTACAAAAATTAGAACGCCTTAGACTTGAAAAAGGTCAAGGCTCATGTTGTACATTTGATATTTTGGATGGTGTATCTAAATTGCAAAACTTGAGTCAAATGGAATTAGTTAATTTTGATGTTAAGAATGGTTTTGATAAATGTCTTGCaaactgtaaaaatattaaaaggttattaattataccaACATACATATCTCAATCAGCAACATCTAATAATATGGTGCTTGGAGGTGTTActgaattatcaaataatttgacGCATTTCGTATGGGGCGTCACACTTGAGTTATTAAGAGTTACTGAATTATTTGTTGATCAATGTAATCTAATGAGTAAACAAGTTACTGGTGATTCAATACCTGTTTTAAAACCGGTACCTtgtctaaaattaattgaagatGTTGAGGATGAAAATGACAATCAAAAAG gtgATGACAAACAACAACCAAATTTAACAAATCCTCAAGTGGATATATTACCATTACCCCAACTCCAAAAACTTTTATTGACTGCATTGCCTAAAACAAGGGTTAAAATCTTGAAGATTCCTTTCCATGCTACATGGCGGCAAAGCATTTCAGATACTGCTACAcaatag